Below is a window of Xiphophorus maculatus strain JP 163 A chromosome 19, X_maculatus-5.0-male, whole genome shotgun sequence DNA.
CACCTCCTGATCAGAGATTTGTTCAGATCGGCATGTTGTTCCAGATCCTGTCCCTGATTGAAATGTCTCCCTGGTCTCCATGTTGCTGcttgttctctaacaaacatctgaggCCAGAAACACAACAGCTGGATTCTCTTTACTAATCATGTGACTTCTGACAGCAGTGGCTTGTTCTGGATCTTATTTAGGGTTATCTGAATAAAGGGAGGATCATGATTACAGTTTAGTGTTAATGTGTTGTTTTGCCTGTTTCATGCATGACCAGAGGATTTATGGTGGCCCCCCTCTCTCCACCCTGGAATGTTCTCCTGCTGGATTACTGGGTTAAAGCTGCTGGACTGGCTTATCTAGAGCTTCTGGCTTCAACATGAggtctgctgctctgttcctgCTGATGCTCTGCTGCTCCGTTGGTGAAGGCCGAGCGGAGGTCTTTGTTCTTGCAGACGATGGCACCAGGACCGAAGCCCGGCCCCCCAGGGACCTGAGTGTCCTCTGGGAAGAGCTGCAGGGCCTGAAGCAGCTGGTCCTCAGTCTGAAGGGGGAGCAAGTGGAGCAACGACAAGAACTCCggactgtggagagccggctgaGGGACGGGGAGATGGAGCTGCAGAAGCAGAGCATGGATGAGCTGCAGGTGGCGCTAGACCTCCTGCTGACAGAGCAGACCTCTGGTCTGAGgaagaaggtggaggagctggaagagcAGACCAAAGGTCAGACCTGTTGTTGTGTTTCCTGTTCATGTGCTTCATTAACCTTATCATCCTATTGGCTGATCATAGCTGTGATGAGCAGATGAAGGCGAGATCCATCAACCAGAATCCGTTCAGTTCAGTGTATTTGGACTGATAAAGGCAGAGAGTTCAGGTTCAATTCTATCCAAaccttttccaaaaaaaaaaaaaaaagtctcaactCAGCACAGCAACCTCTAAATCTCTGGTCCCGGTTCCACAAACAGAGTTCTGGTCCGCTGGGTTTTCTTTTGTGCGTGTAGAACATTCTAGAGCATCGTGCTGCTTCCTGCTGACAAGCTGGATGGAGatgttgatttcattttccagcagaactTGGTATTGGCCCACACtgccaaaaataccaaaagctGCGTCAATGTCCATGGTGGTATTGTGATTGATTGGCCAGCAAactgacctttaaccccatcttcaagaggaagatgatttagcttttttttttttcttacaaaaacaaagcaacaaaactttCAGTCTGCGGATGTTCAAACACTAAGAGACAAACCTCCAACTACCTGCAGCTGGAACTGCAGTGAAAAGTTGGTTTTCCACTCTATTGACTGAGTGAGGCTGAATAGAAATGCACACCGCActtatcagatttttatttacgAACAGTTTTAAAGTCATCCTCCACCTTCTGTTTATTTAGCAcataaaactgatcaaatacCTTATTCCATCAGAGTGGGTTGGTAAGATGACAAAACGTTTCAAACCGTTATGGATCCGTCTCTCAGGCGTCGTGACCCTTGACCCCAGACAGCTCTGACATTTCCTGCCTCGTTTGTTTCTCTCAGCTGAGATATCAGAGCTTCGGGCCAGAATGAGCCGCAGTGAGAACTCAGTGGAGAtcctgaagaagaagaactcaGGTGAGTCCCAGGGAAAGCAGGAAGCTgctggtgtgtgtctgtgcggCGCTgagtggttggtgctgctgcctccACAGCTGTTGCGGCTGAGCTGCTGTTCCTGCAGACCAGACTGAGGGCCAGCGAGAGCAGCGTGGAGCAGCTGAGGAGGAAGGACGCaggtcatcatcatcatcatcatcctctcaTACACCTTCATTACTTCTCTGGGTTCAGTGCAGAGCTCTACTGAAGTGCTCACACTCCCTGACCTTATCCACATTTCCTCACGTTCCGACTACAAACATCTTTGTATTAATTAGGATTCTTgggtgacagaccaacacataCGACtgtggaagcagaaaaaaagaagaagataatTTAAAAACCGGAAAATATAAAAGATGTGACGTGACTTGCATTTCCAATAAACGTAgaattgcgcaaattgaaacTACAAAAGTGAATTTGCTTTATGGCAACacaataatttagaaaaaaaactcacgTTTTTTGATAACAGGTTTTTCAGTAACTTTAAATTGACgtatttttcaaaactgcaatgCCAACACTTTTTCCCCGCTTCACacaagtcacgtgatcaacaactggacaTTACAACTGGCGAAAACGtcgaagaagacaacaggaagttaaaaaaaaaagacaacaggaagtagccACGGATATGAATACGGAAGTAGCAGGAGGAGGACAGGCTGTTTTGTTACCAGAGCTCTGACAGCATCACTCAGTTAATAAAAAGTGATGTGTCATTGTaaagtgttgaatccataactcttctATAAAATCACTTTACATCTTCCTAGCCGTTCCCAAGGAGGCGGGGCTTGTGGCTCAAACGCCGACATTATTTCATTCCACTAGAAGCCCAGTGCAGAACTCCTGCATGACTGCAGTATTTTTGAAGATTCTGCCCAGATGATTTATGACGAACACAAtgatttgattttgtatttgcaGTCCAGGAGGGAGAACAACTTTCTCTGCTCCTGCTGTAAATGCCTCCACAGTTTAGAACACAGCAGATTCGCTTTTCACTCAAGGAAAGTTTAACTGGGCCAAATGAATATATCACAGCATTTCATTTATCGCTGTATAAATGTCAGCTCAAAACGACTTAAAGACTTAAAGATTTAATTATACTTTATCAGTGAGGTCCACAGTATTGAATGGCAAATTAATTCTTCCCAATGGGAACTCTTAGGTTTTTATTGCCACCACACAACCAGAATTAAATCAATCAAACTTAAAGTTGAagttcttaatattaataattgccACTTTGTCaccattattttttgttaagtagacatttgccacatgttcTGAGTTGGACGGGCCTGTAGAATCTGATCCAGTGGATTTCCTGCTGTCAGTAACCTGCGTTTTGCTGCTTTCAGTTCTGGCAGGCAGACTGTGCAACACGGAGAGTTTGATGGAGGACCTGATGGGGCAGATCTCAGGTCAGGCTGCTCCTCACACTCTTTGTAGTCTGCTTCATTCTTAGATTCAGTGGGACTTTCTGAACGTTTCATCACACAGAGCTCAGGGTGTTTGTGGATCTAGAAAACGTCGCTAGTCTGCATGTTTTCCTGAAGTCGTCTCAGTTTTGTCGCAGGAGTCTTTAATAATAAACTTCAGCTCAAAGTAAATTCTGAAGCCAAGTTCGATTTAGCAAAGGTTGTTTGAGCTCAATCTCAAACTAACAGCTGCAGGAACTAcagtaaaagtattcacaccctctgaggtttttcacactgcagccACGAGCTTCACTGTATTTCATCAGTGATGCTCTGAGTCTCTCTGCCAGCTTTAATCACCAGACTGAACGTTTGTTCGTTTTTCTTTGCAGAACGGATCAAGCTCGGTCAGTTTGGACGGACGGcgtctgtgaacatcagtttttacattttgttacagattctcagttggatttaagtttgaactttgactaggccattttagCATGTCAGTATTCTTTGATCAGACTCAAAGAATGCCACGTCTACTTTCTtatttgtgaagaaaatgtgaaaactgtttttctgtcacttcaCCAACTTTTATGAGCGACTTTGTGTTCGTCTAtcacacaggtgtcaaactccaggccttgagggccgctgtcctgcagtttttagatgtgccacaagtacaaaacactggaatgaaatggcttaattacctcctgcttgtgtagatcagttctccagagccttaatgacctaattattctattcaggtgtggtgcagcagaggcacatctaaaagttgcaggactgtggcccttgaggactggagttcgacacccctggtctatcacatgaaatcccaggAAAATGTATTGAAGCTCAtgactgtaatgtgacaaagtgtgaaaagtgGAGCGTTTTATCATTGCGCTGTAACAGTTTGAATGGTCAGCAAGAGTAGAAAAGGAAAGCGTCTGGTCAGGAGTCACTACAAGCTTTTgtgttgaaatgaaaaacattggTCAGGTTTCCTTCTCTCCCAGAAATCCAGGCCTGCAACACTTCAGCTGGGATGGATTCTGAAGTTCTGGTGCTGGACAGTCACCTGAACATCCACCTGGACCTGCTGAAGGCTGACATTGAAGGTAACTGTCAGCCTTCTGGGTCCAACATGTTGGAAGACATTATACTAAGAGCAGTAATGTACAGACTCAGATCAGCAGgtaaagctgctgcagctgttagCAACACAtgaacacagcagcagcagcaatgaGCTCATAGTTACATCACATCCATGTTTCTGCAGTAAAGATCTGCCACCTTTTATTATTCAAAGCTCAACCACCTGTAGTGGGAAACTGGCGTGTAGCTGAGACTGTGATGAAAACTTCAGACGATCCTGGAAGGCTAACATGCTAGCCAGAGCTATGCTACTGACCTCTcgaccagtggtccccaaccaccggtcCGCAGACCGGTACCGGTCGTTTGGTACcaggccgcgcaagaaataatgaactacttccggatcttttattttgaaaatcctaaacctgATTTTACCGGTTatgtcttgcgcgtcaaaattgagccaacttgcagcagaatgagtaacaaaacagcTGCGCACGCGCCCCCCAAACAGCATCGGACTCGTTACTAACGGCAGGCGGACCCCCCTCCCTCCGGTCCGCAGCACCAGTCCGCGCGACCAAACAGGTTGGGGACCGCTGCTCTAGACGACCTTTGACCCATTCCGGTTAAAAATCCAACATGCTTACAATAATTCAACTAGAACTGAATTGTTtgattcataattaattttatttgtgaaaactaaaaaaataacaacaacaaaaaacagatgcaAGGGcttttactaatattttaaaataagacaaaactaactgaaaagtaactttttagtaatataaatacatttgtttttagtcaaaaaattcttgaatataaattaaaacatactaGCTCCTCAGGTTGAtggtttcacttataacaagacatttcttctgtttaaacCAAGTTTAAATCtcccagtggaactagtactttaaAAATCTATATCTAAGAGATATTGATGTACTGTCTGCTTTACTGGTTATTAGAAAAAGTTAGATGTTTTATCTGACTCTCTTCCTTTCCAGGTCAGATTCATGAGTTGGAAAACAAACTGACTGCCAGTCATGTGCGCCTGGAAGGCCTGAGTGCTGCTGCTGGTTAGACCATTCAACAACCAGTCACACGTTCAGATTCTTTTATTCTGCCCATTAACACCGAACTGAACTGTTTGCTGCAGAGCATCGCCTGAACGAAGCTGAAAGACAACAGGATGAACTCAGGAACCACAAGACAGGTGAGCTGCACTTTGACCCATGTGAAGGCAGATGGGGCCCTAGAGGACCCGACCCACTGACCCAACATACAGAACATTACAGTAATCCACCCTGGGTTACTGCTGCCTTCAAagatcaggttttatttttgcgaGCTGCTGCAGTGGAAAAAACTCGATTGAACTGATCTGCCAGTGGAGTTTGAGATCTGTGTCTGACGTTTGTAGTTAGTTAGTCAGTTagttaaatgaattaaataatgaTGTTAGTAGTTTTGATTATAGCCATAGATGTTCTTCAggattgagttttttttaaaacctgaaacaGGCGCAAAACGTCCGTAagttaaataaaggaaagcaGTAATCAGGCTGGCTTTGGTTGATGATGTGCATTGGTTTAGATGTAAGAAGAACATTTCAGGAAAGTATCTGTTTTAAAAGGAGGTTAATAAACTCTAGAATAAAGAAAAGTGAGTCAACAAAAGAGTCCAGTGGCAGCAATCTCCTGTGACGCTTCAAGGTCCAACGGCCTCGACAACGAAGAGACAAAaaggaaactatttttattgttgttttttttagaggtGGAGAGCAGACTGAGGTCCAGAGAAAAACAACTGGAAGATCAGAAGACCTTAAACACACGTATGACGTTTactttattgaaaatgaaacttattttaaaaacaagttgaaacattaaatatataagAAAAGGCTAATCTGTTCTGTAGACATGGAGACCAGACTGAGATCTACTGAGGAACAACTGGACCAGTCAAAGAATCAGTCTGCAGGTACCATCATCAGGTcttgtgtttggttctgttcatCCTCAGTGAAAtcatgaaatgaatgaatgaatgaatcctGTTTAGTTCTGGAGGTCAGACTGAGAGTCAGTGAGAGACGACTGGAGgagcaggaaacaggaagctcAGGTAACGTGAAACTTTTCTGTCGCtcatttcaaacataaatgaCTGACTGCTGCTTCGTTCAGCTGACATCCTGGTCCAACTGAAATCCACCGAAGCTCAGCTGGTCCAGTTAAAGAACCACACAGCAGGTACTATCGTTAGTGCTTTAAATAAGTTTTGTATGATCGTTAATAATCATTATGAGTCATTTATTATGTCCTGCTCAGTTCTGGAGGTCAGACTGAGAGTCAGTGAGAAGATCCTGGAAGACCTGAAGAACGAAAACTCAGGTAACTGGATATTTACAACCATACGCTCTGACGTTTTATTAAGAATCCAACAAATGAATGGGATATTGATCAGACTGAGAGAGAACGGTTGACTGTCCCCTTTGTCAGATTAATGTCGGAAATCAAAATGCCCCAAATGACCTGAATGAAGCAAAAGTATCTGTACGCTTTTTGATAAATCtgccaacataaaaacaaatcttaccATCGTTCCCCTGATGGAAGGAAATGTCAGATGATCTACTTTTATTTATCATGTCATGTTTGTGAGGTTTACATGGATTGGGATTCACAGAAACATTCAATCTGATTATGATTCAGAAGGCTCCGATGTGatagattataaaataattattgatgtAACATCGTCCTCCACCCACATTAACCGCCAACTAAAGACCAAAACATCACAattattttcttagttttgcAAATCAGACTGAGGGTCATGGAGAGACACGCGTGTGAAGCTGAACATTtacctttaaatgttttatttacagaatgtAAAACTCAGATCAAGAGAACAGAGAAGAGCAGAAACACCGGAAAACTCCCAGATTATTAACTGTCTCAGATTCCTAACATATCCTAAACATAGTTAGAAATCTGTAAATTTGATTGAAAGAAACTAAATGATCCAATAATGGCTCCTTGAGGAACTCCCTGCTGATGGTTTGTGTTCAGAGTTGGTGAGTAAACTGAGAGCCAGAGAGACGCAGCTGGAGGACCAGAAGACAACAAACATAAGTACTAGTAGATGCTTACTGAAATATTGGCAAATTAATCtgtttcttaaaaatgaataaaattgttaaatcaaaaatctgatctgtAGACATGGAGACCAGACTGAGATCTACTGAGGAACACCTGGACCAATTAAAGAATCAGTCTGCAGGTACCATCATCAGGTcttgtgtttggttctgttcatCCTCAGTGAAAtcatgaaatgaatgaatgaatgaatcctGTTTAGTTCTGGAGGTCAGACTGAGAGTCAGTGAGAGACGACTGGAGgagcaggaaacaggaagctcaggtaacatgttttatgtcttcttcctgttcatataaatttgaaataataataattatttagcTGTAGCTCTTACAATTGtagataaaaatgataaaggtacatatttctgaaaagtgAGCCAGGTCTTGACACAAGTTTGACTGTAGAATAAAACTGATTGATCCAACAGTGGCTCCTGGAGGAACTCCTTCCTAACAGTCAGTTTTCTGTCTAGAGGTGGAGAGCAGACTGAGGTCCAGAGAAAAACAGCTGGAAGATCAGAAGACAACAATCACTGGTACCACAGGACACTGAGCCACCTGAAGCACAATAAACATGGAAATGAAGTTGACATATTAAATCCATGAGTAAAATCTGATCTGTTCTGTAGACATGGAGACCAGACTGAGTTCTACTGAGGAACAAGTGGAGCAATTAAAGAATCAGTCTGCAGGTACCATCATCAGGACGCTGAGTGAAATAATGACAAATGAAGATCATTAAAAGAAGCTTCATTAGTAAAAGCTGATTTGTTAAGCAGACATGGAGGTCCGACTTGGATCAACTGAGGCACAGCTGGAGCAGCTGGAGAATCACACAGCAGgtaccatcatcatcatcatcatcatcatcatcatcatcatcatcagggaCTGAATTCATAGAGCACTTCTCTAGTTAATGGCAGCAGTTTCTCCTTTAGTGGCTCCATCTAGAGGAGAAAGTCATTCAGTTCCAGtgctaaatgttcattagaatttaaagtttgctgATCTTTTAGGATGCGCTCTTGCATTGTTTgttgccattaccattatattccttaaaaatggtctcaaaacaacaatattatagGTTATTGTCATAACTTCTGGGACTATTTGTCatccaataaaatgtattatcgtgacaggcctccTGACAGTTAATCACAGTTAAAGCTCAGCCAATAGCAGCTAAGGAGACAGACAGGTcaaacagagacagacaggtcaaacagagacagacaggtcaaacagagacagacaggtcAACTACATCAGCCCCCTTTCCCTCCGATTGAGCTCCTCAACTATCTTCTTAGTCactctaattttattttcagtccagTTCTCCCAGATGGAGTCCAGACTAACTGATGGACTGAATAGAACAACAGGTCAGTCACATTTTTTACTAATCATTTGGTTTCAAATCATTCATTTCTCTCTCTGGTTGCTAACAGCATGCTAACACAACTGCATCCACTTGTTCCTTTAGATGAAGAATTAATTCACTCTGGCAGTTCAGTTCAGTGATGATCAGttgaaatattaatacaaaataaaattgaaaggtacacaaacaaacaaatagagGTGTCAAGGTTACAATATGAAATTAGTTATAGgtctccattttgtttctaaGGTCTCCATCTTGAGTTGTAGTCTTGAGGTTGTTTTTTCCATAGTGTAAACTTTTCTAATTCTATCTCTCCACTGTGTAATACTGGGAGGCCGTGGCCTCAACCAATCAGATGTTATACATTTCTTCGCAATCAGAAGCAAAACTCTGATCAAGTATTCGTTTTTGTCGATCATGTCTGAGGTAACTATTcctaaaatataaacagatgCATCCAGATCTAAATAAatacctaaaatatttttttacatctgtttgCTCCTCTTTCCAAAACTCGAAGAAATATACATGTTTTAATGGAAACTTTGTAGTCTTCTAAATAAAACAGGATGATCCAAAAAGGCTCCTTGTGTTCAGAGTTGGTGAGCAGACTGAGAACCGGTGAGAAACAACTGAAAGAGCTGAAGTTTAGTAACTCAAGTAAGGTGCTACTGAGTTCTGCTgaaggcaaataaaaatgtcattgtgtTAAATCCATGAATAAAATCTGATCTGTTCTGTAGACATGGAGACCAGACTGAGATCTACTGAGGAACAACTGGACCAATTAAAGAATCAGTCTGCAGGTACCATCATCAGGTCTTGGGTTTGGTTCTGTTCATCCTCAGTGAAAtcatgaaatgaatgaatgaatgaaacctGTTTAGTTCTGGAGGTCAGACTGAGAGTCAGTGAGAGACGACTGGAGgagcaggaaacaggaagctcAGGTAACAACTAGACTGgtaacatgtttttatgtcttgttcatgttcaaataaatttgaaataaaaatcactcaTAAGTAACTTTGCCAAGcgtaaataaagtttttaaattcacatatttctgaaaagtctgaccagaaatggctcctggagGAACTGCTTCCTAACAGTCAGTTTTCTGTCTAGAGGTGGAGAGCAGACTGAGGTCCAGAGAAAAACAACTGGAAGATCAGAAGACATTAAACACATGTATGatgtttactttattaaaaatgaaacttattttaaaaacaagttgaaaaattaaatatataagaAAAGGCTAATCTGTTCTGTAGACATGGAGACCAGACTGAGATCTACTGAGGAACAACTGGACCAGTCAAAGAATCAGTCTGCAGGTACCATCATCAGGTcttgtgtttggttctgttcttCCTCAGTGAAAtcatgaaatgaatgaatgaatgaaacctGTTTAGTTCTGGAGGTCAGACTGAGAGTCAGTGAGAGACGACTGGAGgagcaggaaacaggaagctcAGGTAACGTGAAACTTTTACATCGactgaacattttgtaataacTTGTCATAACTAGAGCAGGTATGTTTTACCATCTGAACCAAGGAAACAAAACGTCTTGCTCCAGATCGGTTGTCTCAACATGTAAATGTTGTAGAAATCCTCCAGTCCAAACTGTCTGGTTGATGTAAAAAtgactcttttgttttttggcttaTCAGTTATTCTATAATGTTTCTAACAAACTTGTTAAAATAGATGATTAAAGCTGAtgagtttagttttaaatcaatattattgCATAACAATAATACTGAGTGGCTTTGCTACTAGCAGTTACATGGTTCATCTATTCTGAtgctttaaattatgtttatttcaacTCCATGTGTGATTTTCAGCTCAGTTCTCCTGGATGGAGTCCAGGCTGACGGATGAACAGCGCAGAACTGCAGGTCaatcacattatcacaagtcatttgattaataaatcatttcaattgctgttttttaaaaaaaattatctttggGCTTTAAGTCACAGAAGTTTGCAGATTTATATTTCttagttattttcattttaagacaTTTGAGAAAACATTCTGTGGACTGATGAGACAAAGGTGGGACGTTTTTGAAGGTCTGTGTCCAGGAATCCTTAAAACGTATTTAAAAAGTCTCAAATTCAAGTATCTAAAATTCAggcaatacatttatttttaaaaagtaagtttaaTACGTTAaccacaggtcttaaattttgtcatgaCACGAACATTTAATGGTTTatattctttgtattttttttcccgtGGGACTTTTCtatcaggcaaaagtttgagtcgcaCTCAGATATCTTCTTTGAGTCTACTGATAGTTAACCGCTAACTTGCCTTGCTAGCCAGTTAGCTTTTTTGCATCTATCATGGATAAGTGCAAACTTATCAGCAGTTGGTTGGCTGGATGAAGTTCTGTGGAGAtccaggtcttaaatttcattcataatggtctttaaaagtcttaaatttgacttggtAAAACCTGGAGAAACCCAGTGTTTAGAATATTAACGGGTTGAAAAATGAGACTGGTGTGATTCTAAACATTATTACACTTTTTAATGAGTGAGATTATAGTAATATTgatttataataaattatttttcagagtttgaaacCCAGCTGTCAGCTGTGACTTTCAGACTGAACGTGACTAAGGAGCTTCTGGATGATCTGAAGAAACAAAGTCTAGGTGACGGAtaattacagatgttttttttagcagttttttttatgccCATTGTGCCTGGAtgaacagttttgtgttttatatgtcAGCTGGAGCAGCTGAACTGGCTTCACTTTCAGAGAGACTGACCGCAGCTCAGGGGAACACAGAAGGTAAATTCTCCTGAGACATTCTGGGCGCCTGACATtcagaaacaatgaaaaaataatgaagatgTTTCATCTAAGCTACCGATCAGACTGAAGACAGAACGATTAAACTCTTCAGCTCTGACGACAtcacagaaccaaacatggagaagcagcattcagcttctaagCACCTCAAATCTgggacaaacttccagaaaactgaaaactagctgaaacaccgagttcctttaaatccggGCTAAAAACGTACCAGTTTAGAGCTGAACCATTTGAACTGTAATAACTGGAATATCGACCGACCAACAAACcaacaacatgacaaaatgtaaaatctgctATTGGTTTTCACAACTCCTGACAATATGGTgtttatgatgtgaagcacttgAACGGCCATGTTGTTTGacatgtgctgtacaaataaacttgattgatcgATTGATCACTGAGgctccaacatgtttcttcCAGATGAGGTGAAGGTGGCTTTTTCAGCCGGTCTGACTGATTCAGGAATAGTCGGTCCATTTGATGAAGAAACTACTCTGATCTTCTCCAAAACCATCACCAACGTTGGCCGAGGATACAACAGCTCTGCAGGTAGCAGGAGGGCCGTCTCTGTAAAcgctctgtctgtctgtctgtctggctGCAGGGCAGTGAACTGATGAATgaatgttgctgctgctgcaggtgttTTCACCGCTCCAGTCACGGGACTTTATTTCTTCAGCTTCACGGCTGCAGATTACTTGAAGGGTTACATGGGCCTGTACCTGTACAGGAACGAGCAGCAAGTCACCTTCAGCCTGGACCTGAATGACCATGGAGGATACGCCTCCATGACCAGTGCAGTGGCTCTGCAGCTGGATCGGGGCGATCGGGTTCGCCTCGCTCTGCCAGCCAGCTATCGGCTCTATGACGACTCCAGAAACTTCAGCGTGTTCTCAGGTTTCCTGCTGTTCCCGGTCTGACCTGGCTACGTCAGGAGCAACATGGAGTCTTCACTcagactgaaataaaagtaaattttttggtCAGTGGAAAGGATTCTGTGGTTCCATTTTGAACAAACTCAACTCTAACTATCTTGACGAGTATAAGTACACATTTCATTCAGGTTGggtatgtgtatttttttgtggtCTGTCTCTTGTCTATGCTGTGTATGATCTGTTCCCAACCTGTATGTCTGTCCATACAGGTTGGGAACAGATCCGGTTATAGTTGGATCAAACCTGGGGAACAATTAAAGAAGTGGAATATCACATCTATCTCCctcaaatcaacagaaaaatcaAGTTGTTAGgagataaaatgtcaaaaaaaataaaaaaaatatgacagcatttgattctgacattttaataaagtcaCCTTAGCGCTGGGTTGGACTCTCTAGTCCAGTACTTgactggtttgaatcttaccTGTTAACCTCTTTATGTCAACAGATAATGTCTCATGGCAAAGGACAGGAAATCATATGGGGACCTTAAGGTTCAATCTTGGGACCCCTACTATTTATTATCTATATGCTCCAGCTAGCTCAAACACAAGTAACCATAACTAGGCAGATGATCCACAGCTCtccattatgatgtcaccaggtgactctaAACCAGGGTGCTCCAGTCCAGTCCTGGAGAGCTGCCGTCCTACAACGTTTAGATGCAGCCTTACTCCAACAGACCAGGATCAGCTCTGAACAGGCCTGCTA
It encodes the following:
- the LOC102220960 gene encoding cingulin-like protein 1 isoform X1 encodes the protein MDSEVLVLDSHLNIHLDLLKADIEGQIHELENKLTASHVRLEGLSAAAEHRLNEAERQQDELRNHKTEVESRLRSREKQLEDQKTLNTHMETRLRSTEEQLDQSKNQSAVLEVRLRVSERRLEEQETGSSADILVQLKSTEAQLVQLKNHTAVLEVRLRVSEKILEDLKNENSELVSKLRARETQLEDQKTTNINMETRLRSTEEHLDQLKNQSAVLEVRLRVSERRLEEQETGSSEVESRLRSREKQLEDQKTTITDMETRLSSTEEQVEQLKNQSADMEVRLGSTEAQLEQLENHTAVQFSQMESRLTDGLNRTTELVSRLRTGEKQLKELKFSNSNMETRLRSTEEQLDQLKNQSAVLEVRLRVSERRLEEQETGSSEVESRLRSREKQLEDQKTLNTYMETRLRSTEEQLDQSKNQSAVLEVRLRVSERRLEEQETGSSAQFSWMESRLTDEQRRTAEFETQLSAVTFRLNVTKELLDDLKKQSLAGAAELASLSERLTAAQGNTEDEVKVAFSAGLTDSGIVGPFDEETTLIFSKTITNVGRGYNSSAGVFTAPVTGLYFFSFTAADYLKGYMGLYLYRNEQQVTFSLDLNDHGGYASMTSAVALQLDRGDRVRLALPASYRLYDDSRNFSVFSGFLLFPV
- the LOC102220960 gene encoding myosin-2 heavy chain, non muscle-like isoform X2, with the translated sequence MDSEVLVLDSHLNIHLDLLKADIEGQIHELENKLTASHVRLEGLSAAAEHRLNEAERQQDELRNHKTEVESRLRSREKQLEDQKTLNTHMETRLRSTEEQLDQSKNQSAVLEVRLRVSERRLEEQETGSSEVESRLRSREKQLEDQKTTITDMETRLSSTEEQVEQLKNQSADMEVRLGSTEAQLEQLENHTAVQFSQMESRLTDGLNRTTELVSRLRTGEKQLKELKFSNSNMETRLRSTEEQLDQLKNQSAVLEVRLRVSERRLEEQETGSSEVESRLRSREKQLEDQKTLNTYMETRLRSTEEQLDQSKNQSAVLEVRLRVSERRLEEQETGSSAQFSWMESRLTDEQRRTAEFETQLSAVTFRLNVTKELLDDLKKQSLAGAAELASLSERLTAAQGNTEDEVKVAFSAGLTDSGIVGPFDEETTLIFSKTITNVGRGYNSSAGVFTAPVTGLYFFSFTAADYLKGYMGLYLYRNEQQVTFSLDLNDHGGYASMTSAVALQLDRGDRVRLALPASYRLYDDSRNFSVFSGFLLFPV
- the LOC111612226 gene encoding golgin subfamily A member 3-like, yielding MRSAALFLLMLCCSVGEGRAEVFVLADDGTRTEARPPRDLSVLWEELQGLKQLVLSLKGEQVEQRQELRTVESRLRDGEMELQKQSMDELQVALDLLLTEQTSGLRKKVEELEEQTKAEISELRARMSRSENSVEILKKKNSAVAAELLFLQTRLRASESSVEQLRRKDAGHHHHHHPLIHLHYFSGFSAELY